ATGACCTGCTGGTCTACCGCGAGGGCGAGCAGGAGTTCCTCCTGGTGGTGAATGCGGGCAACTCCGACAAGGATTTCGCCTGGGTGCAGCAGCACGCCAAGGGGTACGACTGCACCGTGGTGAACGAAAGCCCCATCACTGGCCAGATCGCCCTGCAGGGACCGCTGGCTGTGGAGATCCTCCAGCCCCTCACCGCGACTCCGCTGGATCCCATCGGCTACTACTTCTACACGCACGGTGAGGTGGCTGGCATCAAGTGCATCATCAGCCGCACGGGCTACACCGGCGAGGATGGCTTCGAGCTCTACTGTGCCGCTGGCGACACGGAGAAACTCTGGAACGCCGTGATGGCCGCCGGGACGCCCAAGGGCCTGCTGCCCGCGGGTCTCGGCTGCCGCAACACCCTGCGCCTGGAATGCAAGATGGCGCTCTACGGCCACGAGATCGACGACACCATCCACGCCCTGGAAGCGGGCCTGGGCTGGATCGTGAAGCTGGATCACAGCGACTTCATCGGCCGCGATGCGCTGCTGGCCGCCAAGGCCGCCCCCGCGCCCCGCAAACTGGTGGGCTTCAAGACCCACGAGAAGCGCGACATCGCCCGCGACCACATGCCCGTGGTGCAGGATGGCAAGCAGATCGGGTTTGTCACCAGCGCGGCGCCTTCGCCCACCTGCGGCTTCAACCTGGGTCTGGCCTACGTGCCCACAGAGCTGGCCAAGGTCGGCGGTACCATCCAGATCGAGATTCGCGGCCGCGCCGTCAACGCCGAGATCATCCCTACGCCCTTCTACAAGCGGACCAAGTAGCGAATGCTGGCCGGGGGGACCGCCTGCTCGCGTGGCTCGCGATGTCCCCCCGGACCCCCGCCGTCCGGGCGGGATGAACCCACCCTGACCGGCCACAAGTAGCCACCTGTTCACTGCTCACACCACCTACCGCCTCAAAGGAGGAACCATGTTCCCTGCCGATCTCAAGTACACCAAGGACCACGAGTGGCTGAAGCCCGCTGGCGATGGCACCGCCCTGGTGGGCATCACCCACTACGCGCAGGATGCGCTCGGCGACGTGGTCTTCGTGGACCTGCCCGAGACGGGTGCGACCTTCGCTGAGGGCGAGGAGTTCGGCACGGTGGAATCCGTGAAGACCGTGTCCGAAC
This sequence is a window from Geothrix sp. PMB-07. Protein-coding genes within it:
- the gcvT gene encoding glycine cleavage system aminomethyltransferase GcvT; its protein translation is MSTAASELMKTPLNAAHRALNAKMVDFGGWDMPVQYPAGIIAEHEAVRTKAGLFDVSHMGEIRVKGPGALALVEHLTPNAVSKLAIGQVHYTAFLYENGTFVDDLLVYREGEQEFLLVVNAGNSDKDFAWVQQHAKGYDCTVVNESPITGQIALQGPLAVEILQPLTATPLDPIGYYFYTHGEVAGIKCIISRTGYTGEDGFELYCAAGDTEKLWNAVMAAGTPKGLLPAGLGCRNTLRLECKMALYGHEIDDTIHALEAGLGWIVKLDHSDFIGRDALLAAKAAPAPRKLVGFKTHEKRDIARDHMPVVQDGKQIGFVTSAAPSPTCGFNLGLAYVPTELAKVGGTIQIEIRGRAVNAEIIPTPFYKRTK
- the gcvH gene encoding glycine cleavage system protein GcvH; this translates as MFPADLKYTKDHEWLKPAGDGTALVGITHYAQDALGDVVFVDLPETGATFAEGEEFGTVESVKTVSELNMPTAGEVLEVNEGLGDHPEAVNEDPYGKGWLVKIKLSGDLAGLLDAKAYEALVSAESH